In the Ictalurus punctatus breed USDA103 chromosome 7, Coco_2.0, whole genome shotgun sequence genome, one interval contains:
- the cldn7a gene encoding claudin-7-A → MANAGVQLLGFSLSLVGIVGLIIGTVLPQWKMSAHVGDSIITAVATYQGLWMSCAFQSTGQLQCKIYDSVLQLDSSLQATRALMIVGIIVSIAGLGVACIGMKCTTCGEDNKVRKARTAMMGGIILLIGALSAIVACSWFAHNVIRAFYNPYTPVNTKFEFGTAIFIAWAGSFLDALGGALLVASCPQSKQVSKYHKNSARASSSTKEYV, encoded by the exons ATGGCGAACGCAGGAGTGCAGCTGCTCGGGTTTTCCCTGTCTCTGGTGGGCATCGTGGGGCTCATCATTGGCACGGTGCTGCCGCAGTGGAAAATGTCAGCCCATGTAGGAGACAGCATCATCACGGCAGTGGCTACTTACCAGGGCCTGTGGATGTCCTGCGCTTTCCAGAGCACTGGCCAACTCCAGTGCAAAATCTACGACTCCGTCCTGCAGCTGGACA GTTCTCTCCAGGCAACCCGCGCACTAATGATAGTTGGCATAATTGTGTCGATTGCTGGACTGGGAGTCGCCTGCATAGGCATGAAGTGCACCACATGTGGAGAGGACAATAAAGTGCGTAAAGCCCGCACTGCTATGATGGGAGGCATCATACTGCTCATTGGGG CTCTCAGTGCAATTGTTGCATGCTCTTGGTTCGCCCACAACGTGATCCGTGCTTTCTACAACCCATATACTCCGGTCAACACCAA GTTTGAGTTTGGAACAGCCATTTTCATCGCATGGGCCGGATCGTTTCTCGATGCTCTTGGCGGAGCTTTATTGGTGGCCTCTTGCCCTCAAAGCAAACAGGTGTCCAAGTACCATAAAAACTCTGCTCGCGCCTCCAGCAGCACCAAGGAGTATGTGTGA
- the si:dkey-112a7.4 gene encoding calcium/calmodulin-dependent protein kinase II inhibitor 2 produces MKRSCEFEKLDAAAVMYGSAGLPELIPPACALRPSAVLPYSPGPGAGDRHGAQLSSNPRMMHRAPKLGQIGRSKRVDLDDEDLDDIMNNNRSFPISISVSPVA; encoded by the exons ATGAAGAGATCGTGTGAATTTGAGAAGCTAGACGCGGCCGCTGTCATGTACGGAAGTGCAGGTCTGCCCGAGCTCATCCCGCCCGCATGCGCACTGCGACCCAGCGCCGTCCTGCCCTACAGCCCCGGACCCGGAGCAGGGGACAGACACGGGGCACAGCTGTCCTCTAACCCCCGCATGATGCACAGAGCCCCCAAACTCGGCCAGATCGGTCGCTCCAAGAGAG TGGACCTTGATGATGAAGACTTGGATGATATCATGAACAACAACAGGAGCTTCCCTATTTCTATCAGTGTCTCACCTGTTGCTTAA
- the LOC108268321 gene encoding cornifelin homolog B isoform X1 has product MVYCRIVYNEYCNLGHLKQNICASELDLNMERLPVELTVVRSQPGPVSDGQWSTGLCECWGDMGDCCFALWCLPVFACKTSRAAGGCVCLPLLDCVSCVPPASLAMRAAVRERYGIEGSLYSDCFYGCCCYPLSWCQISREIKRRAAALSNAQSSSHSSKRWRVPLVRLSNAHLV; this is encoded by the exons ATGGTATATTGTCGCATTGTGTATAATGAGTACTGTAATTTGGGACATTTGAAGCAGAATATTTGTGCTTCAGAACTAGATTTGAACATGGAAAGACTCCCTGTAGAGTTGACAGTTGTACGGTCTCAGCCTGGTCCAGTTTCTGATGGTCAGTGGAGCACAGGACTGTGTGAATGTTGGGGGGACATGGGTGACT gtTGTTTTGCTCTCTGGTGTTTGCCTGTGTTTGCATGTAAGACGAGCAGAGCTGCAggaggatgtgtgtgtttgcctcTGCTGGATTGTGTCAGCTGTGTTCCTCCAGCGTCCCTGGCTATGCGTGCTGCAGTAAGAGAACGCTACGGCAtagag GGCAGTCTCTATAGTGATTGTTTCTATGGCTGCTGTTGTTATCCTCTGTCCTGGTGTCAGATCTCCAGAGAGATTAAGAGAAGAGCAGCTGCACTGTCCAATGCCCAGTCTTCCTCACACTCTTCTAAAAGATGGCGTGTGCCACTGGTCCGTCTGTCTAATGCTCACCTTGTGTAg
- the LOC108268321 gene encoding cornifelin homolog B isoform X2: MERLPVELTVVRSQPGPVSDGQWSTGLCECWGDMGDCCFALWCLPVFACKTSRAAGGCVCLPLLDCVSCVPPASLAMRAAVRERYGIEGSLYSDCFYGCCCYPLSWCQISREIKRRAAALSNAQSSSHSSKRWRVPLVRLSNAHLV, from the exons ATGGAAAGACTCCCTGTAGAGTTGACAGTTGTACGGTCTCAGCCTGGTCCAGTTTCTGATGGTCAGTGGAGCACAGGACTGTGTGAATGTTGGGGGGACATGGGTGACT gtTGTTTTGCTCTCTGGTGTTTGCCTGTGTTTGCATGTAAGACGAGCAGAGCTGCAggaggatgtgtgtgtttgcctcTGCTGGATTGTGTCAGCTGTGTTCCTCCAGCGTCCCTGGCTATGCGTGCTGCAGTAAGAGAACGCTACGGCAtagag GGCAGTCTCTATAGTGATTGTTTCTATGGCTGCTGTTGTTATCCTCTGTCCTGGTGTCAGATCTCCAGAGAGATTAAGAGAAGAGCAGCTGCACTGTCCAATGCCCAGTCTTCCTCACACTCTTCTAAAAGATGGCGTGTGCCACTGGTCCGTCTGTCTAATGCTCACCTTGTGTAg
- the cnfnb gene encoding cornifelin-like protein b isoform X1, with the protein MAKMVVQQPQPVMMANTSYSNQWSSGIFDCCENVAECCFSFWCFPCFACSTSRKFGECLCLPMLDGYGLIPPITLAMRASMRQRYGIEGSICNDCIYSFFCLTCVWCQMSREMKARNHSVTLINSHTR; encoded by the exons ATGGCGAAGATGGTCGTGCAGCAACCTCAGCCTGTCATGATGGCGAACACATCATACTCCAATCAATGGAGCTCAGGAATCTTTGACTGCTGTGAAAATGTTGCAGAGT GTTGTTTCTCATTCTGGTGTTTCCCCTGCTTCGCCTGCAGTACGTCAAGGAAGTTTGgcgagtgtttgtgtttaccgATGCTGGATGGTTATGGCTTGATTCCCCCAATAACCCTGGCCATGAGGGCATCAATGCGCCAGCGCTATGGCATTGAG GGATCTATATGCAATGACTGCATATATTCATTCTTCTGCCTTACCTGCGTTTGGTGCCAGATGTCCCGAGAGATGAAGGCACGTAATCATTCAGTCACATTAATTAATTCTCACACAAGATGA